The sequence below is a genomic window from Macadamia integrifolia cultivar HAES 741 chromosome 1, SCU_Mint_v3, whole genome shotgun sequence.
GATTGGACTGACTGGGGCAGATGAGGTAGCTGTTTTGGTTCCATGCAGGTTGGGAGTCCTGGCAGGAGGCTCATCTGCTTACCACTGTTGCATAGTTGTTGTCCAGATCCAAATCTTAACTTTGATATTTCGGAATTAAATATGTTTCTCTGATCAACAGTAGGCATGCTTATTCCAGTGTTTGTAGTTGTCCTTGTAAACCCTGCCTGTAGTGTTGCAAGACTCTGGTGTGGGAGTTGACCTGAGAGAGCAAAAGCTTGGACATCAAGCCCATCAAGTGAAGACATTGACCTGAAATTTGCTTCTTGTGGACTCATGAAAGGCGTGTTTACTCCACTTAACCTTCTAAGATACAAACGATATTTCTGTACCATATCATTGCAAACATGAGTCTTCaccagaaagaaagaaaaaagcacTAAATTAGAATAATACAGCATCAAGGAGATGCAACACAGTATGATCCATCGATAACAAGTCTATCAAACAGAACTGCAGCTATACCTGAAGGTGGCTGGCAACATTTTCTCTAGTGAGCCCAGGGACATTCATCAGCTCCAGAATTTTCTTAGGAACAGCCTCTGCACCAAGACACAAATTTCGACCAGGAAGGATGATCAAAACCAGTTAAATATAACAAATCAATAGAAAGCATAACCAAATAAACAGTCATCAATTTCTTTACTAACAGACTCTCCATTGACGAGTAAAATTTGAAACTAGAAAGGCACCTTGGACAGCCCTTATCTCTAGCATTTCCCTTGAAAAGCTGCAAATATACTAACATGCCGAAATTCTTAAATGTTATTGTTACCAGGATTCAATCTGAATTAGAAAGCAAAAGACATGTTACGAAAACAAAATTGGTACGAATTTTGAAAAACCGATCCCTTAGGACCGATTATAGTTTTACCTGGCTATCACTGATAAATGCAATCAAAGGTATTAGTTGAACTGTGGTGTACTTAGTAACAAGACTCAATATTCTGTTTACATCCAATTCAAGATTCCTGGGCTAAACCTTAGGCAACAAGGCGGCTTTACGTCTTCCACAGAGCAATCTGCCCCTTGTCTCACTTTATAATTCAAGGTCTTTGGAAGGACCCCAGTTTGATAGCAGTAGGGTTCTATCATTTGGAATTCAGTTATTTCTGTTAGACCTTCATAGATCACGTTAAGGGTAAATTTAAAGAAGGGACTGAGTACaaaatctctctttttatccttttttccaTCATTATCCTACTTTGTGATAATAATTCCACTATAGCTCATTGATATACAAGTTCAAACATTTCCATGGTGGTTTTATGGTACTTAGGTCCAAATTGTCGATCTACAAATTTTCTGGAACAAGCAAACCTATTGGGATTGGTTCATTTGGAACAAATGTGTAGTTCTCCCTAAAAGTAGGCTCTATCTCCATCCCCAACCCccttcccccaccccaaaaaaaaaaaaaaaaaaaaaaacaaaNNNNNNNNNNNNNNNNNNNNAActgcaaaaggggaaaaaaagaaagaaccaaGAACCAATGAATCTGAGACACCAAGCTTAATCATaaccaaaaagaataatgaacAGATCTTGTAAGAagcttttttcccctttgtcTCCAGTTCTTTTAACTGCTTATGTAACTTTTCCTTGATTTGTTTCCAGATTTCTGTCAGTAATATCACAGAATAGCTTCCTTTTACCATTCCAAATTTAATTATATGCCACTGTAAAGTCCAAGCACTTAATCTTTCATTGTGTAGGACTGATAAGCCTACTACTAagttgattatatatatataaatatatatattccacAGTGTAGCTTTTATATACACATTGATATATAGTACAGATAAATACCACATTAACCACACAAATATCAACTCTTCAAGCTTTCAGAATATGTGCCCATCAGATGTTGAAAAAAATCTTTTACCATTACAAATTTTAGAATTTAAGTGTAGTCTTGTATGGGCTTAAAACAATAGCACACATTTTAAGGTTTTTTAATCAGTTGAGGGCAACTTCTCAATATTGTGAAATAAGGTTTAAGATGATATAACTAGTTTTATTCCCACTAGAATAGGTAATTCCCGTGACTGATTAGAGCTCAAATCCACATTTTATGCAGAGGTCTAAATTTCTAACactcatgcaaattatgtgggCAATAGCACAAGTAATTCACATAATACCAGATTATTGCCAGTTGGTCaaacataaatcaattattTCATTACAAATCTGTTTACAGAAGAGCATAATTAATTTGGATGCTAGGACTCTTTAAGTCACTTTTGAGATCCGATTGGTTGAGAGTTCATTACTTCAGGACACTTTCAGTGACCCAACGATATGATCACAATTAGCGACTTCATAGAAATTCAATTTGTTTCTCCTAACTGCACAACCTATGGtatctttttttctcattttacttCATTTTAATGCTGCCAGCCTATAAAATGTTCTTACATAGAGAGGCTACTGATCACCCATATGAGATAATTAGGGTAAAAAAGACCAGGACAGGGGAGTtatgaccatagttagcaaattcggattcgggaattattcgggcggagaattatttgtaataattcgattgattaatttaaggattcggtcaacaAAGTGGTCACTGTCACAAAACCCAAACCAGGTGTAGTACCCCATAAGAAAAGATTCTTGCGTTCCTGCAGGAATAAGCAAGTCATCAACTCTACAGGATTACTATAAGAAAAGAAACTCGGGGTTCTTGCCTTCCTgcagaagaaataagagagtcATCAACTCTATAGTGACTTGGGATGCTTTTCCTAATAAAGTGGTGAGATTTTTAACAAGTGAAATTCTACTCGTTTGGATGAAAAGCGGCTATTGCTGGCCTGATTATCATAATAGTACCCAAATAATCCTTAATTAAACATCATTGCAACGGTCAAGGGGACTTAACAGAGAGGCTACACAAATAAAGGCTATCAAAATTGAGTACAACAGAGTTTGAGGTTAGCATACATTTCCCTCCCTGATAATCAGTCTATATTCTTTTCACCAGAAAAATGAACTAGTTTCATTGCTTTTGATTCTTTACCAGTGACTTGACATTACTCTATTAAGTATTTTATGGGATTGAGTTCTCTCTCCAGCTGTGTAGCATACGTTAGCGCCTCTATGTAACTATATCTCTCCTCCTACAATAGGGGGCAGACATCTCATTTCAtagaagggaggagagagacagacacaGGGAGGCACTAGTGCATGCCATGCATCCTAACAGCGTTCTTTCTCcaaattttattgatgttttACATATCatggaaataaattgaaaaaaaaaatctctttttccTGCAGTGAAGTTCATTaagttttctttctccatccTGAAATCATTAAGCAGTTTTTAGCTATAAATGACAATTTCAAAACTGAAAAATAATTGAACTACATTAGACTCACAGAAAAATTATAAACTATATTGTACGGAATGCAGACAAAATTTTAGGgaacaaagaggagaaaaatacAAATCAAAACCAGGAGAAGACATGGGTAAGTAATTCATACTGTCAATGCCTAGTTGATTCACAGCAGCAACAAACTGTTGATGAAGCTCAACCGACCAGACCACCCGTGGCTTCTTCAATGTGGAAGAATCATCCCTTTCctccccttcatcttcttcgtcTTTCCTCTTCTTGGAGCTCTTCCAACTCCCTTCGTTTACAGAGGATGCATAGTCTGCATCATCAGATGTTTTACATGGCCGGTCACTTTCTTCCAAACTCCCTGATTGCTCAAAGTCCTTCAACTCATTCCTCCTCTTTCGGACCACATGCTGCCATATGTTCTTGATGGCCTCAATCCGAACAGGTTTGATCAAGTAATCGCATGCACCATGAGTGACACCCTTCATAACAACATCTTTTCCATCATCTGCCGACATCACTGCATAAAATTACAGAAATCAGAAATAAGAATTTATCAACAATATCAAGATAAAAAGCATCAAACTCGCTAGATAGATAAAGATGAACAGAAATTACTGAGTATGAGAACTTACTGATAACAGGCAAGTCCATCTCCAGCCCAATGTGCTCAAGAAGCTTGAATCCATTCATGTCTGGCATGTGGACATCACTAAGAACAATATCAAACCTACTTTTACTCCCTCGAAGCACAGACAATGCAACCTCGGCCCGCGTACATGTGGTAACTGAAATAACCAACTCATTCAATCAATTAATGGATAACAACAAATTCAGGACATCTTGAGTTATAGGTCAAACCAAATTAACAGACTAGTACTACATAAGGTGTTTTTAAATCCACATAGTATATTCGCCtcaaatttcttttgatttgatttataatCAATTACAACTTATAACTAAATCATAATACTCTTTCTACCTCAAAAGTTCCAAACCCTTTAACCACTCAAACCGTTAATCTCAAATAACAGATAAACGAGTAACATAAGTGATCAAAATTTATAAAAGACTGGAAAAATAAGCCTACAGGAATCTTtaaaaagaaacaatttttctcaaacaaattgaaatgaaatgaaaaaataaattcagcTTGGAAAGGAGATACCTTGGTAGAGGCAATTCCGAAGCATTTTCTCTAGAATCTTGAGACAGGTCGGATCATCATCAACGACCAAAACACGAAGGCCAGCCGGGAACTGATCAGACACCCCATCACCCACCTTCCGGGTAGCCGTTGAACTCGCTGTCGACATAGACCTATCCATGTATATTTGTTAAAAGTAAAACCACTCTCAAACTTGGCTTCTTCCTGCTATCTCTTGAGTCTCGATTAGCTTAGCTTATCCGTAATCATCTGTCGAAGAACCAATCAAGACTAGAAAACCAAACCCAGATATcactttcttcctccttctatCTCGATTGAACGACCAAGTAAACATCCGAAAAcacccaaatccaaatccaaacccaGAGTCTATAACGATGAAATCTCAACCAATTATTGTATTTCTCTGAAATTCCTTGAAACAGTCGATTACTTCGGAGAGATGCCAGAGAAtcgaaaacccaaaaaaaatgaatagaacGAAGAGCGAGAGAAACTGAACATCATCTACAACGTTCTGTACTGTTATTTATACAAGTTGGGGACAAAATACAGAAGGAAACGATACGAGTAGCTGTTTTTGAGCTATCTTTCTGtctcccctctctttttttaattaataacttTCCGATAAGAGTGGATCCAGCTCACTAGAGCAAATACCCAGCCAATAAGCAAAATTTTATTGagttttcatttttatcaaaatattttctgaaACTTTGATCATTGACTATTTCTTTTTGAATTCTAGCCAAAAATTCAAACTTTGTCAAAACCCAGAAAAGCAAAGTTTGGATCTTACAACATCTAAAGGATTCCCGTGATACCCAACAACAAAACTGAGAGTTGAATTGATCAGAATCAGATTTCAGGTCATATATGCAAGTCAaaagatttcttttttcttttttcatttccaaaataaatgaattaatgCTCTTTCAGAATCTCACTTCTCTCCTTTTAAAGCAGATATCTTCTCCACTCTCAATTGTTTTAATTTCTTATCACTCCTGTGGCTACCATGATCTACACATCCCATCCCAGTTAGAGACTCCAAGAAAAGTAataaaacagagagagagagagagatgagataaAGTTTTTGGTTTTGATGCAATGGCCAATTGGATAAAAGACTTTATC
It includes:
- the LOC122082399 gene encoding two-component response regulator ARR2-like isoform X2; its protein translation is MDRSMSTASSTATRKVGDGVSDQFPAGLRVLVVDDDPTCLKILEKMLRNCLYQVTTCTRAEVALSVLRGSKSRFDIVLSDVHMPDMNGFKLLEHIGLEMDLPVIMMSADDGKDVVMKGVTHGACDYLIKPVRIEAIKNIWQHVVRKRRNELKDFEQSGSLEESDRPCKTSDDADYASSVNEGSWKSSKKRKDEEDEGEERDDSSTLKKPRVVWSVELHQQFVAAVNQLGIDKAVPKKILELMNVPGLTRENVASHLQTHVCNDMVQKYRLYLRRLSGVNTPFMSPQEANFRSMSSLDGLDVQAFALSGQLPHQSLATLQAGFTRTTTNTGISMPTVDQRNIFNSEISKLRFGSGQQLCNSGKQMSLLPGLPTCMEPKQLPHLPQSVQSFGGVGLQVSEGTSTFLNMPTSLRTTLSNHVHGRHGNHGSPLMMQMAQNQSRTPLLNQIAGGHTSRIPSTIGQQIFSNEISGQVLERSKCIINGKNGACNPVSQTSSVVDFSMNHMTELPGNDFPLASGTEVSTLTSTGMFQGGGVGLKGSRGFAPSYDIFNELRQPKTQDWELQNVGLNFEASQHLNSIVENNTNYASSVLASQGFASSSQKNGQSMNVGNAVNSSEEANGHRNTENSSQRPNNPMAENSFRVKSEATPDLSCETLFIPDHLGQDDLMSALLKQQGVGLVESDYNFDGYNIDNIPV
- the LOC122082399 gene encoding two-component response regulator ARR2-like isoform X5: MDRSMSTASSTATRKVGDGVSDQFPAGLRVLVVDDDPTCLKILEKMLRNCLYQVTTCTRAEVALSVLRGSKSRFDIVLSDVHMPDMNGFKLLEHIGLEMDLPVIMMSADDGKDVVMKGVTHGACDYLIKPVRIEAIKNIWQHVVRKRRNELKDFEQSGSLEESDRPCKTSDDADYASSVNEGSWKSSKKRKDEEDEGEERDDSSTLKKPRVVWSVELHQQFVAAVNQLGIDKAVPKKILELMNVPGLTRENVASHLQKYRLYLRRLSGVNTPFMSPQEANFRSMSSLDGLDVQAFALSGQLPHQSLATLQAGFTRTTTNTGISMPTVDQRNIFNSEISKLRFGSGQQLCNSGKQMSLLPGLPTCMEPKQLPHLPQSVQSFGGVGLQVSEGTSTFLNMPTSLRTTLSNHVHGRHGNHGSPLMMQMAQNQSRTPLLNQIAGGHTSRIPSTIGQQIFSNEISGQVLERSKCIINGKNGACNPVSQTSSVVDFSMNHMTELPGNDFPLASGTEVSTLTSTGMFQGGGVGLKGSRGFAPSYDIFNELRQPKTQDWELQNVGLNFEASQHLNSIVENNTNYASSVLASQGFASSSQKNGQSMNVGNAVNSSEEANGHRNTENSSQRPNNPMAENSFRVKSEATPDLSCETLFIPDHLGQDDLMSALLKQQGVGLVESDYNFDGYNIDNIPV
- the LOC122082399 gene encoding two-component response regulator ARR2-like isoform X1 is translated as MDRSMSTASSTATRKVGDGVSDQFPAGLRVLVVDDDPTCLKILEKMLRNCLYQVTTCTRAEVALSVLRGSKSRFDIVLSDVHMPDMNGFKLLEHIGLEMDLPVIMMSADDGKDVVMKGVTHGACDYLIKPVRIEAIKNIWQHVVRKRRNELKDFEQSGSLEESDRPCKTSDDADYASSVNEGSWKSSKKRKDEEDEGEERDDSSTLKKPRVVWSVELHQQFVAAVNQLGIDKAVPKKILELMNVPGLTRENVASHLQTHVCNDMVQKYRLYLRRLSGVNTPFMSPQEANFRSMSSLDGLDVQAFALSGQLPHQSLATLQAGFTRTTTNTGISMPTVDQRNIFNSEISKLRFGSGQQLCNSGKQMSLLPGLPTCMEPKQLPHLPQSVQSFGGVGLQVSEGTSTFLNMPTSLRTTLSNHVHGRHGNHGSPLMMQMAQNQSRTPLLNQIAGGHTSRIPSTIGQQIFSNEISGQVLERSKCIINGKNGACNPVSQTSSVVDFSMNHMTELPGNDFPLASGTEVSTLTSTGMFQGGGVGLKGSRGFAPSYDIFNELRQPKTQDWELQNVGLNFEASQHLNSIVENNTNYASSVLASQGFASSSQKNGQSMNVGNAVNSSEEANGHRNTENSSQRPNNPMAENSFRVKSEATPDLSCETLFIPDHLGQDDLMSALLKQQQGVGLVESDYNFDGYNIDNIPV
- the LOC122082399 gene encoding two-component response regulator ARR2-like isoform X4, coding for MDRSMSTASSTATRKVGDGVSDQFPAGLRVLVVDDDPTCLKILEKMLRNCLYQVTTCTRAEVALSVLRGSKSRFDIVLSDVHMPDMNGFKLLEHIGLEMDLPVIMMSADDGKDVVMKGVTHGACDYLIKPVRIEAIKNIWQHVVRKRRNELKDFEQSGSLEESDRPCKTSDDADYASSVNEGSWKSSKKRKDEEDEGEERDDSSTLKKPRVVWSVELHQQFVAAVNQLGIDKAVPKKILELMNVPGLTRENVASHLQTHVCNDMVQKYRLYLRRLSGVNTPFMSPQEANFRSMSSLDGLDVQAFALSGQLPHQSLATLQAGFTRTTTNTGISMPTVDQRNIFNSEISKLRFGSGQQLCNSGKQMSLLPGLPTCMEPKQLPHLPQSVQSFGGVGLQVSEGTSTFLNMPTSLRTTLSNHVHGRHGNHGSPLMMQMAQNQSRTPLLNQIAGGHTSRIPSTIGQQIFSNEISGQVLERRMFQGGGVGLKGSRGFAPSYDIFNELRQPKTQDWELQNVGLNFEASQHLNSIVENNTNYASSVLASQGFASSSQKNGQSMNVGNAVNSSEEANGHRNTENSSQRPNNPMAENSFRVKSEATPDLSCETLFIPDHLGQDDLMSALLKQQQGVGLVESDYNFDGYNIDNIPV
- the LOC122082399 gene encoding two-component response regulator ARR2-like isoform X3 yields the protein MDRSMSTASSTATRKVGDGVSDQFPAGLRVLVVDDDPTCLKILEKMLRNCLYQVTTCTRAEVALSVLRGSKSRFDIVLSDVHMPDMNGFKLLEHIGLEMDLPVIMMSADDGKDVVMKGVTHGACDYLIKPVRIEAIKNIWQHVVRKRRNELKDFEQSGSLEESDRPCKTSDDADYASSVNEGSWKSSKKRKDEEDEGEERDDSSTLKKPRVVWSVELHQQFVAAVNQLGIDKAVPKKILELMNVPGLTRENVASHLQKYRLYLRRLSGVNTPFMSPQEANFRSMSSLDGLDVQAFALSGQLPHQSLATLQAGFTRTTTNTGISMPTVDQRNIFNSEISKLRFGSGQQLCNSGKQMSLLPGLPTCMEPKQLPHLPQSVQSFGGVGLQVSEGTSTFLNMPTSLRTTLSNHVHGRHGNHGSPLMMQMAQNQSRTPLLNQIAGGHTSRIPSTIGQQIFSNEISGQVLERSKCIINGKNGACNPVSQTSSVVDFSMNHMTELPGNDFPLASGTEVSTLTSTGMFQGGGVGLKGSRGFAPSYDIFNELRQPKTQDWELQNVGLNFEASQHLNSIVENNTNYASSVLASQGFASSSQKNGQSMNVGNAVNSSEEANGHRNTENSSQRPNNPMAENSFRVKSEATPDLSCETLFIPDHLGQDDLMSALLKQQQGVGLVESDYNFDGYNIDNIPV